The stretch of DNA TTTGACACCTCGGGATCAGATGAATAAATTCAGGAACAGTATTTCGAAATGGAGTCTATTGCGCAGAAGAGGTTGAAAGCTTAACGGAATCCCTCGCCTGTGCGGCTGCGCCGTTCGGCTGGCTCGTCTGCCTCGTGCGCGGTGTGAGTGACCAGAGTGGTTTACACTCCAGGCTGACTGCAGCATGGCAACGTGGCCGTCTCGTGCACTTTTATTTACGTATGATTTTCCTCACTAAtcttgttttttcttttcttgcCTGAATCACTAATCTTGTTTGAAATACAGCGTAATGCAGGGTCTTATTTGTCAAGACAAACGTGCGTTTGTCCTCCAGTGGGCAGTGGAACTGTTGAGAAGAGTCAAGAAAGCCACGGAGGAAGCACTTGCCTTCCACGGCACTACCACCACCAGTACACGCGCCAGCTTCTCGGTTCTCGCCTAGGAGCAACAACAATGGCCATCACTTCTCTGCAGCTGCCCTCTCAGATCCACGGCCTTACTCCTGCTAGAAATGGGCGCACCCGCACAAGGTCACGGGCTACTCTGCTTAGCTGCAAACACAACCAGGTACGCACTGAATTTAAGGAATCATTTTTGCGGCTCATCAGAATTATTCTACCACATGAACACATCGAATCTATAGTAAGCCGGGGCAAGTTCTGAATGATTCGATGTGTTAGCAGTAGCCAGTTGATAGATCCGATGTGTCTCTTTTGTATGCCTCGCTTGATTGGCTGCCGCTTACAGTAATTTTAGAGATACAAGTTTCGTAACCAGAAAAGCACACTTCTCTCTGCAAATATCAGATCAGGGATATGAGCAGAGTAGCGTGCCGTCGAGTGAGCAAAGGGAGGGAACATCCTACAATTTTCTCTACTGATTCCTGTGTTTTTGTTTTGACAGGTTGAATGAGTAGCTTGGTAAGAGTTTGTAAATCCTGTACGTACTTTCCGTATTGGTCCTCCAGCAGATCCCCAGCCAACATCCTAGATCTTCACTCATACAATGTCCAGTAGAGAAACTTCTAGGATGTTCCATGGCACTCCTTATATAAGTTAATGAAAATTACAACATTTATAGACTATGATTATATTGTTAATGTCATGGTACTCCCCAACATTTGGGGACAGTACGCCATGACACTTAGTTGAAGTACTACTGGTTATCTTACCTAGATTTTTTGACTAAATGTATGGTGCGTATTCATTTGAGGGTAGTGTGAACGAACTCTTCAGTCTTTAAGTTTTCATGCATATACTCGTTGCTGTGTGCAAACTGATGCAGAGACAGTTCTGTCCACTTTTTAGAAGATATACACGTATAGAGCATCAAAACTTCGATTCTAGTCCTGCTTTATCTCTACGTAAATTGTTAAGATGTGTATCCTGTCATCTAATCACACTTGGACTGAAGCCAATTTTCTCTTGTAGACAGAGTTATCATGTCAAGGTTGTCACTTTCGTGCGTGATTTAATTATTACTAACCTCTGTCGAGGCTTGAACTGCCCCTGTTACTTATCAGTTTAGCACTTGTTTCTGCAGTCAACCATTGTCCAAGTAGCCAGCAGGACATCCCGCAGAGGTACCCTGGCATACATTTCGTCTGCCTTCTTTGCAATGTTCCTGGTGGCTGAACATGCTGAAGCTAGAACCTCCAGACAAGAGAACAAGAGGAAAGTAATGGAGAAGTTGGAGAAGGTCCGGGAGGAGGCCCTGAGCTCAAAGGAGAAGAAAGAGGACACGAGCAAGGAGTCTGTGGCGAACTTGTTGATCCCTCCTACTTTGGTCGATGCTTACATCTGAAAGGCATCGTTTCGTTGTAAATCTTATGTTTATGCTAAGTGCTATACTTAACACTATTCTGAATGTACTAATAACAATTGGAACCAAGCAACCTTGCAAAAGAACTTTCCTGTTCCTCGCTGCATTGTTTTTCATGACTATGTTGTACTTTTTTTTTGGAAAATTCTGATTTATTCATCTTCGATAATGGCAGTATAATGAACATCACAAATAATAAAAAGTACATTCATATCCTTAAACCACATAGCGAGGACTACAAACACTAAAGCGAGTTGAGAGCATGCCGCCGCTGTAGCCTCTTCCTCACCCGAGCCAGGCAAAACTTGTTGTAATATATAGTTGGGAAGTCGTCGTGCTCAGGCCCCATAGAATTAGCACACAGAACAACAATAATCACCAATGAAGAACAACAACAATCACCAATGAAGAGTAGCTTAGATTGAAAAGTAGCGTAGATCAAAATGATTAAACCTGAAGACACACGAATATAGGCGAACGACGACTAGATCCGAGCAAATTCATCAAAGACAGATCTATCGAGACACACCTTCACACGCCCATTGACGATGCTAAACGCGCCAACAAGGTGGGGGTTAGGCGGGaagaaccttattccatcttcaggaaGCCGTTGACGTCTCACCTTTTCGAGCAGGACACAAACTCTAACAAAACTCGAAGAAACATCTAAAAATAAAGCCCTTCTACTGGCAAGGGTTAACATCCACTGCGTCcccatggccctaaggccaccAAAGACGAggcggaccggcggcggcgctgatGGGAGACAAAGAAACTCTAATCTTTCTTTGAAGAGGAACCTTTTCTAAGGTATTACTACAATGATTATCTTTGTGACGTATTGTACTCCCTTGATACATACAAGAACAAAAGCTGATAGACATGGAGTTGATCTAGTTTCTATTTTATACGAGATAAAAACTTTTGGTGAGAATACTTGGTGATTCTTTTATTTGAGAGAAGAAAGCATATTTGAGTGTTTTTTTTGAATCGGGAGGTTTTTCTTCTAGTATAGGAGTGAGATTTGAATCTCCATCTATAAAACCGAAATCACTAGTTAGAGGGTACCCCACGAAGGTCACTTCGCATGGCGGCCCAGCGCGGCAAGTGTCGCAACTTCGTGCGTCGAGAGGATTTCCCGTTGCGCTCTGTTGTTGACATGTGGTATAATGAGAGATGACCGTGCATGTTTCTTGTTTCCGGTATCCAGCTTCCGGTTTCAGGATTTCTATTTTCACTTTAGTCCTTAAGCCTTTAGATTTCTTAACCTACCTTCTGTATTCCGCCATCCGTGTTTCTTCCTCACCCTCGCACCGCCGCCGCACTTGTTTCCTCCACCTTTGCTATTGCCTCTCGCGCCGTCGCCTCCTATTGTTTTTCCTCCACCCCCGGTCCTTTGACGGCCGTCGCCTCCTCTCTTGCTCTGCCTCGATCGTCTTCTCTGTTGAATTCCTAATTTTATGTGGGTTGTGGTTAGTTTGTTACTTCCATTGCTCTCACTTTTTCAATTTCTTTTTTCCATTATATTTCTGTGATAAGGAGTTTATGGGGTAAAAATTGGTGGTGCTTTCAATTCTATGAAATGATAGCTTTCAACTTGATGAAAACATGTTTATTGATTCAGTTATTAGTAATTtatctcttttttttcttctgtttttgtAGCCATGGCTTGCCCTTCTTCCCACAGGCAAATGGCTCTTGCCCCCGGCCAGTTCACTATGGTCCTAGATGGGTGGCGCTCGAGGTGTGAGATA from Triticum urartu cultivar G1812 chromosome 3, Tu2.1, whole genome shotgun sequence encodes:
- the LOC125544238 gene encoding uncharacterized protein LOC125544238 translates to MAITSLQLPSQIHGLTPARNGRTRTRSRATLLSCKHNQSTIVQVASRTSRRGTLAYISSAFFAMFLVAEHAEARTSRQENKRKVMEKLEKVREEALSSKEKKEDTSKESVANLLIPPTLVDAYI